The following proteins are co-located in the Acidimicrobiia bacterium genome:
- a CDS encoding FAD-binding oxidoreductase: protein MTATTTQIPGFRGDVIVPDHRDYDDARAVWNGAVDRHPRLIARGSGTADVAAAVRFARDRDLEIAVRGGGHNVAGTAVCDDGIVIDLSAMRAVSVDPAERTALVQGGALWGDVDHGTQAHGLATTGGIVGHTGVGGLTLGGGIGWLMRKHGLTVDNLVEAEVITAEGDIVRASTKEHPDLFWALRGGGGNFGVVSSFRFALHPVGPTVVAGPVFWAAEDTIDVLRFYRDFVADAPDELGNVIRLGTIPPLPVVDQELHFRPAVAVASCYAGPVEDGERAVRALHEFGTPLVDLLGPTLYVDHQRALDDTMPHGWHYYWKATNLTGLSDELIDIVAEFAYGAISPRSYAAMFHMGGAVARAPRDATAYPSRDVDHNIIIDAAWLPEQDDSVGAAETAWARDFLDALEAHRAGVYVNFLDSDDDTGRVREAYGDATYQRLAEAKAKYDPDNAFRNNKNIQPDTPAL, encoded by the coding sequence ATGACAGCAACCACGACACAGATTCCCGGGTTCAGGGGGGACGTGATCGTCCCCGATCACCGTGACTACGACGACGCTCGGGCCGTATGGAATGGCGCCGTCGACCGACACCCCCGATTGATCGCCCGCGGCAGCGGTACCGCCGACGTTGCCGCCGCGGTGCGCTTCGCCCGCGACCGAGATCTCGAGATCGCTGTACGGGGCGGGGGCCACAACGTGGCCGGCACCGCGGTATGCGACGACGGGATCGTCATCGACCTCTCGGCGATGCGCGCCGTCTCGGTCGACCCCGCCGAGCGCACGGCACTCGTCCAGGGCGGCGCCCTGTGGGGCGACGTCGACCACGGGACGCAGGCGCACGGTCTGGCCACCACGGGCGGCATCGTCGGCCACACCGGTGTCGGCGGCCTCACCCTGGGCGGCGGCATCGGCTGGCTCATGCGCAAGCACGGGCTCACCGTCGACAACCTCGTGGAGGCCGAGGTGATCACCGCCGAGGGTGACATCGTCCGGGCGTCGACCAAGGAGCACCCCGACCTGTTCTGGGCGCTGCGAGGCGGCGGCGGGAACTTCGGCGTCGTCAGCTCGTTCCGGTTCGCGTTGCACCCTGTCGGCCCCACGGTCGTGGCCGGACCCGTCTTCTGGGCCGCCGAAGACACCATCGACGTCCTGCGCTTCTACCGGGACTTCGTCGCCGACGCGCCGGACGAGCTCGGGAACGTCATCCGGCTCGGCACGATTCCCCCGCTCCCGGTCGTCGACCAGGAGCTGCACTTCCGGCCGGCCGTCGCGGTCGCCAGCTGCTACGCGGGACCCGTCGAGGACGGGGAGCGCGCCGTCCGTGCGCTTCATGAGTTCGGTACGCCACTCGTCGACCTGCTCGGACCCACGTTGTACGTCGACCATCAACGCGCCCTCGACGACACCATGCCCCATGGTTGGCACTACTACTGGAAGGCCACGAACCTCACCGGGCTGTCCGACGAGCTCATCGACATCGTTGCCGAGTTCGCCTACGGCGCCATCTCACCGAGGTCGTACGCGGCAATGTTCCACATGGGGGGCGCAGTCGCCCGAGCCCCACGCGATGCCACCGCCTACCCCAGCCGCGACGTGGACCACAACATCATCATCGACGCCGCCTGGCTCCCCGAGCAGGACGACTCGGTCGGCGCCGCTGAGACGGCGTGGGCGCGGGACTTCCTCGACGCCCTCGAAGCCCACCGCGCCGGTGTCTATGTGAACTTCCTCGACTCCGACGACGACACCGGCCGAGTGCGCGAGGCCTACGGCGACGCCACGTACCAGAGGCTCGCCGAGGCGAAAGCCAAGTACGACCCCGACAATGCGTTCCGCAACAACAAGAACATCCAGCCGGACACACCGGCGCTGTGA
- a CDS encoding superoxide dismutase — protein sequence PRGRSLDPETGAATRVDLRGQTVVTGDGLVVSGRMVYVIQNDDQVTVVRLDRGLDGGEVRRMIMSTRFRQPSTADLHRRSLYVVNARFDTTPAPDTEYDVVRVRA from the coding sequence CCCCGGGGCAGGTCACTCGATCCCGAGACCGGTGCGGCGACACGTGTCGACCTTCGCGGTCAGACCGTCGTCACCGGAGACGGGTTGGTCGTAAGCGGTCGCATGGTCTATGTGATCCAAAACGACGACCAGGTCACCGTCGTGCGACTCGATCGTGGCCTCGACGGGGGCGAGGTCCGCCGTATGATCATGAGCACACGCTTCCGCCAGCCGTCAACTGCCGATCTGCATCGCCGCAGCCTCTACGTCGTGAACGCCCGCTTCGACACGACTCCTGCCCCAGACACGGAGTACGACGTCGTGAGGGTCCGCGCCTGA
- a CDS encoding helix-turn-helix domain-containing protein, with translation MRTYGQYCPIARGAEIFAERWTPLIVRNLHLGCETFGEILEGAPGLSRTLLTQRLKQLERLGIVESRPKAQGRGQRYQLTTAGDDLFKVCVTLGEWGARWLEMAPENLDPFVALWSMCHALRREQLPDQRVVIRLDFTGVGPHERYWLLLEHGEAEICKTYPGLDEDLYITADAEAFVKWHAGQLSWAEATRESRIQLHGPSWLVRAFPTWNRRSVFAHITPDAAATTGN, from the coding sequence ATGAGGACCTACGGGCAGTACTGCCCGATCGCCCGTGGCGCGGAGATCTTTGCTGAGCGTTGGACGCCGTTGATCGTCCGCAACCTGCATCTGGGCTGCGAGACGTTCGGCGAGATCCTCGAGGGCGCGCCGGGACTCTCCCGCACCCTGCTCACGCAGCGGCTCAAGCAGCTCGAACGCCTCGGCATCGTCGAGTCGAGACCCAAGGCTCAGGGACGCGGTCAGCGGTACCAGCTCACTACCGCGGGCGACGATCTGTTCAAGGTGTGCGTGACCCTCGGTGAGTGGGGCGCTCGCTGGCTCGAGATGGCTCCCGAGAACCTCGATCCATTCGTGGCGCTGTGGTCGATGTGCCACGCGCTCCGGCGGGAGCAACTCCCGGACCAGCGCGTCGTCATCCGGCTGGACTTCACCGGTGTCGGGCCGCACGAGCGCTACTGGCTGCTGCTCGAGCACGGCGAGGCCGAGATCTGCAAGACGTACCCGGGTCTGGACGAAGACCTCTACATCACCGCCGACGCCGAGGCCTTCGTGAAGTGGCACGCCGGGCAGCTCTCCTGGGCGGAAGCAACCCGCGAGTCCCGGATCCAGCTCCACGGTCCGTCATGGCTCGTCCGGGCGTTCCCGACTTGGAACCGGCGCAGCGTATTCGCTCACATCACGCCCGACGCCGCTGCCACAACCGGGAATTGA